The proteins below are encoded in one region of Diorhabda carinulata isolate Delta chromosome 3, icDioCari1.1, whole genome shotgun sequence:
- the LOC130891056 gene encoding zinc finger protein 431-like — protein MAEKIEIRVNIPTEELVQKCRTCLKNDGVLNLFLTRHKDVMLYQLFPMLSLPEMDPTDSGLPQKICGICAKAVFEFYAFKERTLQTQVIIELAAGKLRYLNIEETQDSKTNETVDSIIYADSGIKQENQDYVDDEQNIKQETVSDINIVKQELENFEDHGIIKKIQNGDTTKQKSRVVAQCRFCKKKFNKYSDYLNHRTEEKEKRIKVDCPICHDNIMSYRMENHLLVHKMKGQVDSKETEELINISNEQTNKDVTTDHYYLETLSNDSDAITDLDYMENSEFVDNMEIEESPQYACLLCDLKFENRREYINHRREEKEKRQKKPCPICNEQIPLFQMEKHYFLHDQNTCKDAKLMIDPQSDDLTCSCCNGIFNDKNEFMLHVKNDSNRKPKMYPCSICNEKFTLTKLRDHMTIHSTNMKQYMCEVCGKQFAYKTSLRFHKHSKVTEESLCDLCGKSFISQFSLKLHKQRVHVEMEGFSCEFCDKLFEKNQHRIIHERQHTGEKPYECNICGKNFTKRSLLETHLKGHDSNIKFQCSTCHQIFLTSELLTQHEKVHKASRKKRTKKVEKSKCDMCNHLVIDLDGHKQAHNAGFTYVCGYCNEGFTKRYDLTTHKISVHFTKRRIFKCDICDKSVTTSQMLESHRRIHTGEKPFQCEICKKSFTQGSHLHTHMKWHTGEKKFECEFCRKKFSLKGNLKQHLRSHTGDKPFTCDICTKGFPTGSSLRKHLAIHNKFKAENLNLQFLTEN, from the exons ATggctgaaaaaatagaaatacgtGTAAATATTCCAACAGAAGAACTTGTTCAAAAGTGCCGCACGTGTCTTAAAAATGATGGAGTGCTTAATTTATTCTTAACGCGACATAAAGATGTGATGTTATACCAATTATTTCCAATGCTGTCTTTACCTGAA ATGGATCCTACAGATTCTGGATTGCCTCAAAAAATATGTGGAATATGCGCAAAAgcagtttttgaattttatgcaTTCAAAGAACGTACATTACAGACACAAGTAATTATCGAACTTGCTGCAGGAAAGTTacgttatttaaatattgaagagaCACAAGATTCAAAAACAAACGAAACTGTGGATAGTATAATTTATGCTGATAGTGGAATTAAACAAGAAAATCAAGATTATGTAGATGATGAACAAAACATAAAGCAAGAAACTGTTAGTGATATTAACATTGTAAAACAAGAATTAGAGAATTTCGAGGATCATGGTATTATTAAAAAGATTCAAAACGGAGATACCACGAAACAAAAAAGTAGAGTAGTGGCCCAATGTCgcttttgtaaaaaaaaatttaataaatactcTGATTACCTTAATCATAGAAcagaggaaaaagaaaaaagaattaaagTAGATTGTCCAATTTGTCATGACAATATAATGTCGTACAGAATGGAAAATCATCTTCTAGTCCATAAGATGAAAGGACAAGTTGATTCAAAGGAAACGGAAGAATTGATAAACATCTCCAATGAACAAACTAATAAAGATGTAACAACTGATCATTATTATCTGGAGACATTGTCAAACGATTCCGATGCAATAACTGATCTAGATTATATGGAAAATTCTGAATTTGTGGATAATATGGAAATTGAGGAATCCCCTCAATATGCATGTCTATTATGTGatctgaaatttgaaaatagaagagAATATATAAATCACCGACgagaggaaaaagaaaaaagacaaAAGAAGCCTTGTCCAATTTGTAATGAACAAATACCTTTGTTTCAAATggagaaacattattttttgcatGATCAAAATACTTGCAAAGATGCTAAATTAATGATAGATCCACAAAGTGATGATCTAACTTGTAGCTGTTGTAACGGAATTTTCAATGATAAGAACGAGTTTATGTTACAtgtgaaaaatgattctaaCCGAAAACCAAAAATGTATCCATGTTCCATatgcaatgaaaaatttactttaacCAAGCTCAGAGATCATATGACCATTCATAGTACAAATATGAAACAGTATATGTGCGAGGTTTGTGGAAAACAATTTGCATATAAAACCAGTCTACGTTTTCATAAGCATTCTAAAGTAACAGAAGAATCTCTATGTGATCTGTGTGGAAAATCATTTATCTcacaattttctttaaaacttCACAAACAAAGAGTTCATGTGGAAATGGAAGGTTTTTCTTGTGAATTTTGTGATAAactgtttgaaaaaaatcaacatagaATCATCCACGAGCGACAACATACAGGTGAAAAACCTTATGAGTGTaatatttgtggaaaaaatttcactaaaagATCTCTTCTTGAAACCCACTTAAAAGGGCACGATTCAAATATTAAGTTTCAATGTAGCACATGccaccaaatatttttgacCTCTGAACTACTCACTCAGCATGAAAAGGTACATAAAGCTAGTAGAAAAAAACGTACGAAAAAAGTGGAAAAGTCCAAATGCGATATGTGCAACCATCTAGTTATAGATCTAGACGGTCATAAGCAAGCTCACAATGCAGGCTTTACTTATGTCTGTGGATATTGTAATGAAGGTTTCACTAAGAGGTACGACTTGACTACTCACAAGATATCAGTTCATTTTACAAAAAGACGTatattcaaatgtgacatttgtgaCAAATCAGTTACTACCAGCCAGATGTTAGAAAGTCATCGCAGAATTCACACGGGAGAGAAACCGTTTCAATGTGAAATCTGCAAGAAAAGTTTTACTCAAGGTAGTCATCTTCATACGCACATGAAGTGGCATACTGgtgaaaagaaatttgaatgcgaattttgtagaaaaaaattctcGTTAAAAGGAAATCTTAAGCAACATCTTAGATCACACACTGGTGACAAACCATTTACTTGTGATATATGTACTAAAGGTTTCCCTACAGGCTCTAGTTTAAGAAAACATTTAGcaattcacaataaatttaaagctgaaaatttgaatttacaatTTCTTACAGAAAATTAA